A window of Roseofilum capinflatum BLCC-M114 genomic DNA:
GGGTTTTGGCTTTTCAGCAATTAACAATTAACAATTAACAATTATTCGGTAAAGGTGTAGAGGTTGGCTCTGGTTGGGGGAAGTCCACAGACTTCAAAGAAGAATTGGGGAAAATCTTGGAAGACTTTGTAAAAGAGGGTATCAGTTTTCATCCAGTTATGGAGATTTCGGTATGAGTCTAGATGAGTCTAGTGGAATATAAAAAAGAATATCCCTCTCCCTTCAGCCACGCTTACAGGAGAGGGATTAAGGGAGAGGGCTAGTCAACTAGACTAAACTATGAGTCGGATTATACGAGGTAATCGCCCGCATATATTGGGCCCGTTCGTAGGCGGATTCATCCTCACAATGGAGCTGAGACATGGAACCCTGCATTTGCTTGACAGATTCATAACCATGTTCTTCCATCCAATGGTTAATTTCCTCTTCCATGACTTGGATATGGCCAATGCCATGGCGCAATAGAGTCGAGCAAACCTGAGTTACCGATGCGCCAGCCATGAGAAGTTTAATCACATCATGACCCCGTTGTACGCCACTGGTGGCAGCTAGGTCACAGTTATTAATGCGACCATAGAGGATGGCAATCCAACGCATGGGTAAGCGCAAGTCATGGGTGCTGCTGAGGACAGAACCGACTTCTATTTCTAAATCTTCGGCGTTAATATCCGGTTGCAGGAAGCGGTTAAACAGCACTAAGCCATCGGCTCCGGTTTCGCTCAACCGTTTAGCCATGTTAGCCATGTTGCTGAAAAAGGGACTCAGTTTGAGGGCAACGGGGATAGTAACTTCTTTTTTGACTTCACTGAGGGTATCAATGTAGTTTTGTTCCACCTGTGCGCCGGTCATCTCAAAGTCAGTGGGCACATAATAGATGTTTAACTCGATCGCATCTGCGCCTGCATCTTGCATCAATTTGGCATATTCGACCCATCCCCCGGAGGAGAAGCCGTTGAGACTGCCAATGATGGGAATATTGACGGCTGCTTTGGCTTGGCGAATGTGCTTTAAGTACAATTCTGGGCCGACGTGAAACTCATCAGGTTCGGGGAAATAGGACAGGGCTTCCGCGAAGCTTTCTGTCCCATATTCCAGGTGATGATGGAGTTCAAATTTTTCCCGTAGGAGCTGTTCTTCAAAGAGGGAATGGAGGACAACGGCAGCAGCACCGGCATCTTCAAGGCGTTTAATGGTGTCGATATCTTCGGAGAGGGGAAGGGCTGCACTGGGAACGATGGGCGATCGCAAATTGAGTCCTAAGTAAGTAGTGGTTAAATCCATGGTATTACGTGGGTTGGGTAATAGGGAATAGGGAATAGGGAATGGGGAATAGGGAATTTCGCCCCATCTCCCCATCTCCTACTCCAAGGGAGTTACTCTTCCGAGTTCAGGCTCCGTTCGGCGAGATATTTATACATTTCCCACCGGGTGTTGACATCCTGTTGGGCTTCTTGCAACAGGCGTTTTGCGTCTTCCGGTTTGGTTTTGGTCAACATCTTGAACCGGTTTTCAGCATACATGGAGTCTTTAACGCCTTTCTTGGGCGATTTGGAATCCAACTGTAACGGATTTTCACCCGCCGCCGTCCGTCTGGGATCGTATCTGTAGAGCAACCAGCGACCACTTTCGACAATGGCTTTCTGATGGCTCATAGCTGTGGTCATATTAATACCATGGGCGATACAGTGGGAGTACGCAATAATCAGGGAGGGCCCGTCATAGGCTTCGGCTTCTAGGAAGACTTTCAGGGTGTGTTCATCCCGTGCCCCTAGAGCCACAGAACCCACGTAGATATTGCCGTAGGTCATGGCAATCAGACCTAGGTCTTTCTTGGGTGCGGGTTTACCACCAGCCGCAAATTTAGCAACGGCTCCTCTGGGGGTGGCTTTGGAGGATTGCCCACCCGTATTGGAGTATACTTCCGTATCCATGACCAGCACATTCACATTGCGGCCGGATGCCAGCACGTGGTCTAAACCGCCGTAGCCGATGTCATAAGCCCAACCATCACCCCCGACGATCCAGATGGATTTTTTCACCAAATAGTCGGCTAAACTGAGCAATTGCTGCGCGTCGGGGTCGGTGTTCCCAGCGAGGATTTCTTTGACTTGGGCCACATATTGCCGTTGTTCGTAAATATCGGCTTCTGTGGCTTGAGTGTTGTTGAGGATTTGGCTGACTAGGTTATCCCCTAGGGTTCCGGCTAGTTTCTGCACCAGTTCGCAGGCAAAGCTCTGATGTTTGGAGATCGCCAACTGGAAGCCTAAGCCAAATTCGGCGTTATCTTCAAACAGGCTATTTGACCAACTCGGCCCCCGTCCTTCACTGTTGACGGTGTAGGGGGTGGTGGGTAAGTTACCGCCATAGATGGAGGAACAACCGGTGGCGTTGGCGATGACCATGCGATCGCCGAATAACTGAGTCGCCAGTTTAATATAGGGGGTTTCTCCACAACCGGCACACGCTCCAGAGAACTCAAAGAGGGGTTCTTGCCATTGCTGCTGACGAATGCGCTCTAGATTTAATGTAGAGCGATCGGGATTCGGTAAACCGAGGAAGAAGTCCCAATTTTGGCGCTCTTGTTCCCGCAAGGGGATCTGAGCCTCCATGTTAATCGCCCGTTTCGAGGGCATGGATTTATTCTTAGCCGGGCAGACATCCACACAAACGCCGCATCCGGTACAGTCTTCGGGAGCCACTTGAATGGTGAATTTTTGTCCAGAAAAGGCCTTATCTTTGACATCGATGGACTTGAAGCTTTCTGGCGCATTGCCTAACGCACTGGGATCGTAGGCTTTACCGCGAATGGTAGCGTGGGGACAAACGGCAATACATTTACCACATTGCACGCAAACGTCCGGGTCCCAAACAGGAATTTCTTGGGCGACGTTCCGTTTTTCCCATTTCGAGGTTCCGGTGGGATAGGTTCCATCACAGGGGAGCTTGCTTACGGGTAGGCTATCCCCTTGCCGTGCCAGCATTATGCCTTCGACTTCGCGCACGAATTCGGGAGCCGCATCGCCAACGGAGGGCATAATATGCAGGCTGCTATTGGCTTGTCCGACGTTGACCTCATAGAGGTTATCGAGGGTTTGATCGACGGCTTTGATGTTGAGTTTGACAATTTCTGCCCCTTTCTTACCGTAGGTTTTCTCGATCGCCTTCTTAATTTGGGCGATCGCCTCATCCCTGGGTAAAATTCCCGCTAAGGCGAAGAAACAGGTCTGCATAATGGTGTTGATCCGATTCCCCATACCGGTGTCCCGTGCCACCTGGTTGGCATCGATCACATAGAACTTCAGACCTTGGCGTACAATCACTTCTTGGATTTCCAAGGGCAGTTTATCCCATACCTCTTCTGGGCCGTAGGGGCTGTTGAGGAGGAAGACTGCGCCGGGAGCTGCCGATCCTAAGACCTGGAGTTTTTCCAGGAATGTCCATTGGTGACAGCCGACAAAGTTGGCTTGGGTGATCAGATAGGTGCTGCGAATCTGATTGGGGCCAAACCGCAGGTGAGAGACGGTTACCGCGCCGGATTTCTTGGAGTCGTAAACAAAGTAACCTTGGGCGTAGTTGTCGGTATCGTCGCCGATAATCTTAATCGAGTTTTTATTCGCTCCAACTGTACCATCGGAACCTAAGCCATAGAACATGGCCCGGACGACGCTATCGGGTTCAACGGAGAAGTTGGGATCGTACTCTAGGGAGGTGTTGGTTAAGTCGTCGTTAATACCGACCGTAAAGTGATTTTTCGGTGTTTGGGCGCTGAGGTTGTCTAGGACGCTCTTGACCATGGCGGGGTTAAATTCTTTGGAAGATAAGCCATAGCGTCCGCCGACAATTTTAGGTGCGGGGCGATCGGTTTCGTGGAAGGCGGTAATCACATCTAGATAGAGGGGTTCGCCGGATGCGCCGGGTTCTTTGGTGCGGTCTAAAACGGCGATCGCCTTAACGGTTTCTGGAAGAGCGCCAATAAACTTACTGGCATCCCAGGGGCGATACATGCGAACTTTTAGCACGCCCACTTTTTCCCCTTGAGCCACGAGATAATCAATGGTTTCATGGGCGGTTTCACAGCCGGAACCCATGAGAATTACCACGCGCTCGGCATCCGGTGCGCCGTGATATTGGTAGGGTTGATATCTGCGTCCGGTTAGTTCGGCGAACTGATCCATGGCTTTTTGGACTTCTTCGGCACAGACATCATAGAAGGGGTTGACGCTTTCTCTGGCTTGGAAGAAGACATCGGGATTTTGGGCGGTTCCGCGCAGGGCGGGGCGATCGGGGGTTAGGCCGCGCGATCGGTGGTCAAAGACGGTGCGATCGTCAATGATTGCCCGCAGGACACTCTCCTCTAGCAGTTCGATCTTTTGCACTTCATGGGAAGTCCGGAACCCGTCGAAGAAGTGGATAAACGGCACTCTGGACTTCAGGGAAGCCGCTTGAGCCACCAGCGCTAAATCATGAGCTTCTTGTATCGATGCCGAACAGAGCAGAGCGCAACCGGTGGCGCGGGTAGCCATTACATCGGAATGATCCCCGAAAATGGACAGAGCTTGAGCCGCAACCGAGCGAGCCGCTACATGCAATACGGCTGATGTCAGTTCCCCAGCAATCTTGTAGAGGTTGGGGATCATCAGCAACAGACCCTGAGATGCGGTAAAGGTCGTGGTTAAAGACCCCCCCTGTAGCGATCCGTGGACTGCTCCTGCGGCTCCTCCTTCACTCTGCATTTCTACAACTGAGGGTACGGTTCCCCATAGGTTAGGCCGCCCCTCCGACATCCAGGCATCAGCCCATTCTCCCATGGGAGAGGAAGGAGTAATGGGATAAATGGCAATGACTTCGTTGAGTTTGTACGCAACACGGGCCACTGCCTCGTTGCCGTCTAGTGTTGCATAGTTTTTGGTATTCATAGGTAAGAAAGTCCTTTCGGTCTACGATTGAAGATGAATGGACACAGCTCAGGGCTGTTGACCTTTTTCCCTAGGTTGGGGGTCTAATTCGAGAGTTAAAACAACCATCCTATTGTTTTTCTCGACTTTATTGATGGGGGTCAAAACTTGCACTCCCCTGAGAGGTTCAATTGGGCTAACTCTAGGATCGTGCAGAGATTATTTTTGGGTGCTTTGTTGGGTTCCTAGTCCAGTCAATTCTTTTCTGATCATCTAATACCTTCCTACCGTTTGGACTAGGTTCTTAATCTTATTTAACTGAATGTATTAATTTGTTGTAAATCAGATAGGGTTTGTTGGGCTTCTTTTTGA
This region includes:
- a CDS encoding DUF2887 domain-containing protein; the protein is MKTDTLFYKVFQDFPQFFFEVCGLPPTRANLYTFTE
- the nifJ gene encoding pyruvate:ferredoxin (flavodoxin) oxidoreductase, whose product is MNTKNYATLDGNEAVARVAYKLNEVIAIYPITPSSPMGEWADAWMSEGRPNLWGTVPSVVEMQSEGGAAGAVHGSLQGGSLTTTFTASQGLLLMIPNLYKIAGELTSAVLHVAARSVAAQALSIFGDHSDVMATRATGCALLCSASIQEAHDLALVAQAASLKSRVPFIHFFDGFRTSHEVQKIELLEESVLRAIIDDRTVFDHRSRGLTPDRPALRGTAQNPDVFFQARESVNPFYDVCAEEVQKAMDQFAELTGRRYQPYQYHGAPDAERVVILMGSGCETAHETIDYLVAQGEKVGVLKVRMYRPWDASKFIGALPETVKAIAVLDRTKEPGASGEPLYLDVITAFHETDRPAPKIVGGRYGLSSKEFNPAMVKSVLDNLSAQTPKNHFTVGINDDLTNTSLEYDPNFSVEPDSVVRAMFYGLGSDGTVGANKNSIKIIGDDTDNYAQGYFVYDSKKSGAVTVSHLRFGPNQIRSTYLITQANFVGCHQWTFLEKLQVLGSAAPGAVFLLNSPYGPEEVWDKLPLEIQEVIVRQGLKFYVIDANQVARDTGMGNRINTIMQTCFFALAGILPRDEAIAQIKKAIEKTYGKKGAEIVKLNIKAVDQTLDNLYEVNVGQANSSLHIMPSVGDAAPEFVREVEGIMLARQGDSLPVSKLPCDGTYPTGTSKWEKRNVAQEIPVWDPDVCVQCGKCIAVCPHATIRGKAYDPSALGNAPESFKSIDVKDKAFSGQKFTIQVAPEDCTGCGVCVDVCPAKNKSMPSKRAINMEAQIPLREQERQNWDFFLGLPNPDRSTLNLERIRQQQWQEPLFEFSGACAGCGETPYIKLATQLFGDRMVIANATGCSSIYGGNLPTTPYTVNSEGRGPSWSNSLFEDNAEFGLGFQLAISKHQSFACELVQKLAGTLGDNLVSQILNNTQATEADIYEQRQYVAQVKEILAGNTDPDAQQLLSLADYLVKKSIWIVGGDGWAYDIGYGGLDHVLASGRNVNVLVMDTEVYSNTGGQSSKATPRGAVAKFAAGGKPAPKKDLGLIAMTYGNIYVGSVALGARDEHTLKVFLEAEAYDGPSLIIAYSHCIAHGINMTTAMSHQKAIVESGRWLLYRYDPRRTAAGENPLQLDSKSPKKGVKDSMYAENRFKMLTKTKPEDAKRLLQEAQQDVNTRWEMYKYLAERSLNSEE
- a CDS encoding dihydroorotate dehydrogenase-like protein, encoding MDLTTTYLGLNLRSPIVPSAALPLSEDIDTIKRLEDAGAAAVVLHSLFEEQLLREKFELHHHLEYGTESFAEALSYFPEPDEFHVGPELYLKHIRQAKAAVNIPIIGSLNGFSSGGWVEYAKLMQDAGADAIELNIYYVPTDFEMTGAQVEQNYIDTLSEVKKEVTIPVALKLSPFFSNMANMAKRLSETGADGLVLFNRFLQPDINAEDLEIEVGSVLSSTHDLRLPMRWIAILYGRINNCDLAATSGVQRGHDVIKLLMAGASVTQVCSTLLRHGIGHIQVMEEEINHWMEEHGYESVKQMQGSMSQLHCEDESAYERAQYMRAITSYNPTHSLV